The following proteins are co-located in the Candidatus Paracaedibacter acanthamoebae genome:
- a CDS encoding TraB/GumN family protein — translation MITRKIIIFFMLAFKLINSVKATEDLSETKDKSSLGSFLYQLEGSADQSVRPPVYLFGTVHTMPHTLIQEDVKFLLTKAQILAKEIGFSNYEKFPELYEFGDVSLDHLKEKGFLTAVPPQWPSKYLSPEYKGMLEEKFNTDLQQAWGLKLEEVPPSIIHHCLKSHFEIRIREILEQVPSLTNNPNVTNASEVKTEIPTIDSYIKCQKYEKMYDLEDGLIRLETLYNLPDLATEKVEVSVKKVEKNLEDLIELYSHGKNKIIEIFHEQTKKNEKALLGKTLSEAYLTGNTEELMKGVDETTFKRNQLWLPKIEDIICQNSQSSILIMVGAAHLLGEKGLLNLLKAKGFNFTPLTTIKY, via the coding sequence ATGATAACAAGAAAAATCATAATATTCTTTATGCTTGCCTTTAAACTAATCAACTCAGTAAAGGCCACGGAAGACTTATCTGAGACAAAAGATAAATCCTCTTTGGGATCATTTTTATATCAGCTGGAAGGGAGTGCTGATCAGTCTGTTCGACCGCCGGTTTATTTGTTCGGTACGGTCCATACTATGCCCCATACCCTGATTCAAGAGGATGTAAAATTTCTTCTTACAAAGGCCCAAATCTTAGCTAAAGAGATCGGTTTTAGCAATTATGAAAAGTTTCCAGAGTTATATGAGTTTGGAGATGTTAGCCTTGATCACCTTAAGGAAAAAGGATTCCTTACTGCTGTTCCTCCTCAATGGCCTTCTAAATATTTATCTCCTGAATACAAGGGAATGCTGGAGGAAAAATTCAACACCGATTTACAACAAGCGTGGGGATTAAAATTAGAAGAAGTTCCACCGTCCATCATTCATCACTGTTTAAAAAGCCATTTTGAAATTAGGATCAGAGAAATTTTAGAACAAGTTCCATCTTTAACCAACAATCCAAATGTAACAAATGCAAGTGAAGTAAAAACGGAAATTCCGACCATAGATTCTTATATTAAGTGCCAGAAGTATGAGAAAATGTATGATCTGGAAGACGGTCTTATTAGGCTTGAAACCTTATACAATCTACCTGACTTAGCGACAGAAAAAGTAGAAGTTAGTGTAAAAAAAGTTGAAAAAAATTTGGAAGATTTAATTGAGCTTTATAGCCATGGTAAAAATAAAATTATAGAAATTTTTCATGAGCAAACCAAAAAAAATGAAAAAGCTTTACTGGGTAAAACTTTAAGTGAGGCCTATCTTACTGGAAACACAGAAGAATTGATGAAAGGTGTCGATGAAACGACTTTTAAACGCAATCAATTGTGGTTGCCAAAAATAGAAGACATTATATGTCAGAATAGTCAGAGTTCAATTTTGATTATGGTTGGAGCGGCGCATTTATTAGGAGAAAAAGGATTATTAAATTTACTTAAAGCTAAAGGCTTTAACTTTACTCCTCTCACCACTATAAAATATTAG